Within the Paenibacillus sp. AN1007 genome, the region GGGCTGACTGGAAGCTGTATTGAGAAAATAGATGGCGAAGATTTTCATAAAATCACGTTCGTAGATTTTGGATATGATGAAGAGTTTGCAGCGTACTGCAAGCATCGTAAAACATATATTAACAACGTATATCTGACTATTCTTAACGATGAAGAAAATCCAATTGGATCTTATTATTTTGTTCTTAAAGAGTCTTATGCTTATGATCCATTTTCGGATTTCGATGAAGTGCTGCAGCAGCTTGAATTCGTTGGAAATTTGGTTGAAGTGGCGGCAGAAGAGAGTCTTTTGGTTTGGGATATGCGCAGAACACCTCTTGCTAAAAAGAATGAGTGGATAGGATTGTCCTGCGAACAACGCCTGGCATGGTTAGAAGCTGCCCGATTATTTTCCAGTACCAAACCAATTACAGAAGATCAACAGCAAGGCCATTATTATATCGATGCAGCCCATGTAACCGATCCTGCTTCTTTTTTCTGTGCACTAGGTGAGGCTGTAAACGGGCCGGGCGGGTACTTTGGTTACAGTTTGGATAGTCTGGAGGACTGTCTTTGCGGTGGATTTGGAGCAAGAGAGCCGTTCGTCATTCATTTATTTAATGTAGATGATAAAATGAAAGCACAGGACAGCTTCTTTTATCAAATAAAAGAAATACTTACTGAGAGGAACGTAACGATTAGCTGTAGTTCATTTGATAAAACGGGTTCATATTAGCGGACTTGGCTTGCTGAATGAGCATTACTTCATAATTGATGGATAGTTTCGAGGTGCAGGCGGAGTAGAGAATTTAGAGAAAATACTTATACATTTTCAAAAATGGGCAGATTCCTTAGGGGAAATAACACATGAATATCATAACGATGTTACCCAAAGATAAACATGACTTTGAAGCTGTAGAGAAGCTTTCCAAATGCAGTAAGGATGAGCTGAGAGATGTCTTACCTGAGCTTATGAAGTGGTTACAGGATGGGAACTGGCCGATTTCTCAGCCGGTGGAAGACATACTGTTGAGGTTTGGAGACGAATTGATTCCGCATGTTCGAGATGTATTCCAAACGAGAGATCCGCAGTGGGAGTATTTCATGCTGACAGGCCTTATCTCCCGATTACCTTTAGAATGTTTATATATGCTAAAGCCTGACTTAGAAAGAATAATTGACCAGCCTACGTATAGCGAGGTGCTTGAGGAGATGGATGAAGCCATCATACTTTTGCTCAACAAGATAAAGTAGTGTGTATGCTCTAACATGCTTATTGGAGCCATGAGTCGACCAATCTCATAACAAAGCCCTCAGATCTTCGCTGCATTGAAGCAGCTGGGAGTGAGGGCTTTACTTCTACTTAAGACAAACTGCATTTTAACAGGAGGAAACCTTTCAAACAAATACTAAACATTAATTCCTTAATCCGCAATATTACCTGCCATTTTCAGACGGCGCGCAATCTCCTTGAAATCCTCGTGTGAGATGCCTGGTGCGAATTCTTCCTCCACCGCCGGAGCTTCTGGAATCGGGAAGCCTTGAGGGATGCCCTGAATCACTTCCAGAGGTTGTCCATCTTCGGGGTGTGTGCCCTTCCAGATCTGGTCAATGGCATTGAAGTCGTTGTCGCTGTAAGTGTACAGTTTGGTGTGAACGCCTTTTTCTTCATATTTATGAGCCTCGTTGAAGGCTTTGTTGTCCAGTGACGGAATCGGAATCAACTTGGTCACATTGACACCTGTCGCAATCTCGATTGCTTTGGCATACGCCACGACGTGCACGCCGCCGCGTACGAGCAGGAAACCGACAACTTCGCGCGCTGCGGGATGGTCCGTCATTTCGTACACTTTCATCTTGTGCGTACGGGCGCCGCATTCGAGGAAGAAATTATGCAGCAGATCCTCCACCAGATTGCCGCTGTTGAAGACATTGGCACCTGTCCATGGATTACCCATAGAGTCAAAAGGCATCGCGCCTTGGGCACCTGCCAGGAAATGATACGACAGCCTTGCATCCTTCACGGAACCCAGCGGCGTCTGATCGGGTTCTTTATATTGGGTTGATCCTCTGAGA harbors:
- a CDS encoding barstar family protein, with the protein product MINNKYSLIDDETGLTIGRCLDQKGLTGSCIEKIDGEDFHKITFVDFGYDEEFAAYCKHRKTYINNVYLTILNDEENPIGSYYFVLKESYAYDPFSDFDEVLQQLEFVGNLVEVAAEESLLVWDMRRTPLAKKNEWIGLSCEQRLAWLEAARLFSSTKPITEDQQQGHYYIDAAHVTDPASFFCALGEAVNGPGGYFGYSLDSLEDCLCGGFGAREPFVIHLFNVDDKMKAQDSFFYQIKEILTERNVTISCSSFDKTGSY
- a CDS encoding DUF5071 domain-containing protein translates to MNIITMLPKDKHDFEAVEKLSKCSKDELRDVLPELMKWLQDGNWPISQPVEDILLRFGDELIPHVRDVFQTRDPQWEYFMLTGLISRLPLECLYMLKPDLERIIDQPTYSEVLEEMDEAIILLLNKIK
- a CDS encoding manganese catalase family protein; this translates as MFKRLDEILIEIPNVEKPDPNAAAAIQELLGGKFGEMSTLNNYLYQSFNFRSKEKLKPFYDLVMSITAEELGHVELVSHGINHCLRGSTQYKEPDQTPLGSVKDARLSYHFLAGAQGAMPFDSMGNPWTGANVFNSGNLVEDLLHNFFLECGARTHKMKVYEMTDHPAAREVVGFLLVRGGVHVVAYAKAIEIATGVNVTKLIPIPSLDNKAFNEAHKYEEKGVHTKLYTYSDNDFNAIDQIWKGTHPEDGQPLEVIQGIPQGFPIPEAPAVEEEFAPGISHEDFKEIARRLKMAGNIAD